In Candidatus Babeliales bacterium, the following are encoded in one genomic region:
- the rpsS gene encoding 30S ribosomal protein S19 encodes MARSAKKGPYVQDSLLEKVARAKKEGKRDVIKTWSRRSMIVPDFVGFTIAVHNGKKFVSVFITENMVGHYLGEFSPTRTFKMHSGQRKAGAAK; translated from the coding sequence ATGGCTAGATCGGCAAAAAAAGGACCGTATGTTCAGGATTCGCTGCTTGAAAAAGTTGCTAGAGCGAAAAAAGAGGGCAAGCGTGATGTTATAAAAACGTGGTCTCGTAGGAGCATGATAGTTCCTGATTTTGTGGGATTCACCATAGCGGTACATAATGGAAAAAAATTTGTTTCAGTTTTTATAACTGAAAATATGGTTGGACATTATTTAGGTGAGTTTTCTCCTACGCGTACATTTAAGATGCATAGTGGGCAACGTAAAGCTGGTGCCGCGAAATAA
- the rplV gene encoding 50S ribosomal protein L22, with translation MKFVARARFIRFSPNKMRPLVNTLRGKSAKYAVDLLTTHAVLKSVPIRKMIKSAVDNAKSLHNISDDALFVKTIQVDRGPIINYFKPGAMGRSNPYRKRLCHMSVTLESREV, from the coding sequence ATGAAATTTGTTGCACGAGCTCGGTTTATACGGTTTTCACCGAATAAGATGAGACCATTAGTAAATACACTTAGAGGTAAGAGTGCCAAATATGCAGTTGATTTGCTGACCACTCACGCCGTTCTCAAATCAGTGCCTATTAGAAAAATGATTAAGTCTGCAGTTGATAATGCAAAGAGCCTCCATAACATTTCAGATGATGCGCTTTTTGTAAAAACTATTCAAGTTGATCGTGGCCCAATTATTAATTACTTCAAGCCGGGAGCTATGGGAAGATCAAATCCTTATAGAAAGCGTTTATGTCATATGAGTGTAACTCTAGAGTCAAGGGAAGTTTAG
- the rplB gene encoding 50S ribosomal protein L2 has product MAIRNRRPRNSSLRFQTYLDTSDITKKSPEKSLVSSLKSKAGRNAYGRITVRHRGGGAARKYREIDFKRMERDVTGTIAAIEYDPNRNVRIGLVFYENGAKKYILMPEGLSVGSKIFASEKAEAKNGNAMPLSKIPLGFTVHNVEITPGSGGKFARSAGTSIQFVAKTEEHATLRMPSGEMRMVPIECWATIGVLGNADFKNISWGKAGRTRHRGFRPSVRGMAMNPVDHPHGGGEGRSKSGSHPSTPWGKGCKGTRTRVRQNPLILRRRKGRKNK; this is encoded by the coding sequence ATGGCAATTCGTAATCGAAGACCGCGTAATTCATCATTAAGATTTCAGACGTATTTAGATACTAGTGATATTACAAAGAAATCTCCTGAAAAATCTCTGGTTAGTTCCTTAAAAAGTAAAGCGGGTAGAAACGCTTATGGTAGAATTACAGTTCGACATAGAGGCGGGGGAGCTGCACGTAAGTATCGCGAGATAGATTTTAAGCGTATGGAACGTGATGTAACCGGTACTATTGCAGCCATTGAGTATGATCCTAATCGTAATGTTCGTATCGGGTTAGTGTTTTATGAAAATGGTGCAAAGAAATATATTTTAATGCCAGAGGGATTATCCGTGGGCAGTAAAATCTTTGCAAGTGAAAAAGCGGAAGCAAAAAATGGTAATGCAATGCCATTAAGTAAGATTCCGTTAGGTTTTACTGTACATAACGTTGAAATTACTCCAGGCTCTGGGGGGAAGTTTGCGCGAAGCGCAGGAACTTCAATTCAGTTTGTGGCAAAAACTGAAGAACATGCGACATTGAGAATGCCATCAGGGGAAATGCGTATGGTTCCTATTGAGTGCTGGGCAACAATAGGTGTTTTGGGTAATGCAGATTTTAAGAACATTTCTTGGGGTAAAGCTGGTCGTACGCGACATCGTGGTTTCAGACCATCTGTTCGTGGTATGGCTATGAACCCTGTCGATCACCCGCATGGTGGTGGTGAAGGACGTTCTAAATCTGGATCGCATCCAAGTACTCCATGGGGTAAAGGTTGTAAGGGAACAAGAACAAGAGTGCGTCAGAACCCATTGATTCTCAGAAGACGCAAGGGTCGTAAAAATAAATAA
- the rpsC gene encoding 30S ribosomal protein S3, translating to MGQKVHPIGFRVGIYRDWFARWFARDSYGKQVLEDLKIRKYLDSALEKAEISSVEIEKSGDDIRIIVHSGKPGVIIGKKGQEIEQLRSQIGALLEGKRTIEISVQEVKKPELDAELVAKGIASQLERRASFKKVMKRAKDSAMKSGAKGVKICCSGRLNGAEIARTEWVRVGSVPLHTLRADIDYGFAEAKTTYGIIGVKVWICKGEYQLV from the coding sequence ATGGGACAAAAGGTACATCCAATAGGGTTTCGTGTTGGTATTTATCGCGACTGGTTTGCGCGTTGGTTTGCTCGGGATTCATATGGCAAACAAGTGTTAGAAGATTTAAAGATTAGAAAGTATTTAGACAGTGCTTTAGAAAAAGCAGAAATCTCTTCTGTAGAGATTGAGAAATCTGGTGATGATATACGAATTATAGTGCATTCTGGTAAGCCAGGGGTCATTATAGGTAAAAAAGGTCAAGAGATCGAACAGCTTCGTTCTCAAATTGGGGCATTGCTTGAAGGCAAACGAACTATTGAGATTTCAGTTCAGGAAGTAAAAAAACCGGAATTGGATGCTGAGTTAGTTGCTAAAGGTATCGCAAGTCAGTTAGAGCGTAGAGCGAGTTTTAAAAAAGTTATGAAGCGAGCGAAAGATTCTGCGATGAAGAGTGGAGCAAAAGGTGTAAAAATCTGTTGTTCTGGTAGACTTAATGGTGCGGAAATTGCTCGTACAGAGTGGGTTCGTGTTGGATCGGTGCCTCTTCATACGTTACGCGCTGATATTGATTACGGATTTGCTGAAGCGAAAACAACGTATGGAATTATTGGAGTTAAGGTTTGGATCTGCAAGGGCGAATACCAACTCGTTTGA
- the rplP gene encoding 50S ribosomal protein L16, which translates to MLMPKKVKYRKVHRGTMKGASKGACEVAFGEFGLRAVEPCWLTAQQIEAMRVTISRSLKKVGRLYLRVFPSKPVTKKPAETRMGKGKGNPELWVAVVKRGRVICEVAGLNEETAREVLRSAAYKLPRKTQFVKRNGGDAAVTVTEENA; encoded by the coding sequence ATGTTGATGCCTAAAAAAGTTAAATATCGAAAAGTGCACCGTGGTACAATGAAGGGGGCTTCTAAGGGCGCTTGTGAAGTTGCTTTTGGAGAATTTGGATTACGTGCTGTGGAGCCTTGTTGGCTTACCGCACAGCAAATAGAAGCGATGCGCGTTACGATATCAAGAAGTCTTAAAAAAGTAGGTAGATTGTATCTCAGAGTGTTTCCAAGCAAGCCTGTTACCAAAAAGCCTGCAGAAACTCGTATGGGTAAAGGAAAAGGAAATCCTGAGTTGTGGGTTGCTGTGGTTAAACGAGGCCGTGTTATCTGTGAAGTTGCTGGTCTGAATGAAGAAACTGCGCGAGAAGTTTTGCGAAGTGCTGCATATAAACTTCCTCGTAAAACTCAATTTGTTAAACGAAATGGTGGGGATGCTGCCGTAACAGTTACTGAGGAAAATGCATAA
- the rpmC gene encoding 50S ribosomal protein L29 has protein sequence MKVDAVKGELKSAEIKKTEELLEQWRKELFGLRMNSLTSHVKDYSLFKKLRQNIARALTFLQQKKSAKEVL, from the coding sequence ATGAAAGTTGATGCAGTTAAAGGCGAACTTAAAAGCGCTGAAATAAAAAAGACAGAAGAGCTCTTGGAGCAGTGGAGAAAAGAGTTGTTTGGGTTGCGTATGAATTCTTTGACGTCACACGTTAAAGATTATTCACTGTTTAAAAAGTTACGACAAAATATTGCGCGCGCTCTAACATTTCTACAGCAAAAAAAATCTGCTAAGGAAGTTTTATGA